Proteins encoded in a region of the Haloarcula sp. CBA1129 genome:
- a CDS encoding O-antigen polymerase, with the protein MEEQRSDRYISQAIHPAYMSINVEKNALNFGSVLGICCVVLIYWFSFPLFVAITATVLSLLVSIWVYDDIFSPMSLLGISWFGALAVYELHLMAPSIQPDLTLQTYYIIYASALLFFVGCYFANRVTGVVRRASSIRVPWSEERTIVVLGVYMAIGGVVFAYMFQNVGGINAFLRDSNSYRHNLFVPVIYNLFLYPVTAVGIISFVLFLDKPRRLYLLLTVLSFVFLSLRLARMAPLFFLLILVVCYSQMKRIRLSQAVAFGGFTVLIFSIIGSIRSGFGVGSALLEANNIRVPFDNSLLATLYVYIAPGFRNIQIITNRVSDFTYGTQLSYGLYSFFPPMKSLLGEQRGFEQEFYGSFGVFPTYITDFYLDFGIMGILVGCLTLGFISTYIYNRLRQSGEIGYLFVYAAIGASLLLSFVSNRFSHPSFWRILFIVLFTHYIILNEESDFRVV; encoded by the coding sequence GTGGAAGAGCAGCGATCAGACCGATACATCTCCCAAGCTATACATCCAGCATATATGTCGATAAATGTAGAAAAGAACGCGCTGAATTTCGGCTCTGTCTTGGGTATCTGCTGTGTCGTTCTGATATACTGGTTTAGCTTTCCGTTGTTCGTCGCTATCACTGCGACTGTCCTCTCTCTGCTCGTTTCTATCTGGGTGTATGACGATATTTTCTCCCCGATGTCACTGTTAGGCATCTCGTGGTTTGGTGCGCTAGCGGTGTACGAACTCCATCTGATGGCCCCCTCGATACAACCGGACCTTACATTACAGACGTACTACATAATATACGCAAGCGCGCTTTTGTTCTTCGTCGGCTGTTACTTCGCCAACAGAGTAACTGGTGTCGTTCGCCGAGCTAGTTCGATCCGAGTCCCGTGGAGTGAAGAACGCACGATAGTTGTCCTCGGAGTCTACATGGCTATTGGGGGGGTCGTTTTTGCCTACATGTTTCAAAACGTCGGTGGCATAAACGCTTTTCTCCGGGACTCGAACAGCTACAGACACAATCTGTTCGTACCCGTCATATATAATCTGTTCCTCTATCCGGTGACTGCTGTCGGTATCATCTCGTTTGTCCTCTTTTTGGACAAACCACGGCGGCTGTATCTATTGCTAACGGTACTTAGCTTCGTGTTCCTCTCACTTCGGTTGGCTAGAATGGCTCCACTATTCTTCCTCCTCATCTTAGTCGTCTGCTACAGTCAGATGAAGAGAATTCGGCTGTCACAGGCGGTGGCGTTCGGCGGATTCACAGTACTGATATTCTCAATTATTGGCTCGATTCGGAGCGGATTTGGAGTTGGGAGTGCATTGCTCGAAGCAAATAACATTCGAGTCCCGTTTGATAACTCATTGTTGGCTACGCTGTATGTTTACATCGCGCCGGGGTTTAGAAATATACAGATTATCACGAACAGGGTGTCTGATTTCACGTACGGTACTCAGCTTTCATATGGGCTGTACAGTTTCTTTCCGCCTATGAAATCGCTACTGGGGGAGCAGCGGGGATTCGAGCAGGAGTTCTACGGCTCTTTTGGTGTATTCCCGACGTACATAACTGATTTTTATCTCGATTTTGGTATAATGGGTATTCTTGTCGGTTGCTTGACCCTTGGGTTCATCTCCACATATATCTATAATAGGCTGCGACAGAGCGGCGAAATCGGTTACCTATTCGTGTACGCTGCCATCGGTGCATCGCTGTTGTTATCCTTCGTCAGTAATCGATTTAGTCACCCGTCGTTCTGGCGGATACTATTTATAGTTTTGTTTACACATTATATAATACTCAACGAAGAGTCCGATTTCCGTGTAGTATAG
- a CDS encoding IS630 family transposase, with protein MSGDRRKEIVRHLSEDDLDRLLTESTDEKLTERLIFIKRLYKGATLEDAADDVGRSSATGTRWARRWNKGGLGLLMPNFGGGRPPKLGPAQRERLLDLLREGQPWKKQEIQHLINEEFDVEFHPAHLTTFLEKLGLSYAIPRTKRPSRPENAEEILDERVSDVFDEGSDEPHNKRDGDDEEGWVVDEEIRTDGGTVLGFLDTSHPQPWDNSQRLYTVDDPHITRPLVKLDEPAVGFYALSGESVLQFPTTQEKERICECLEGIREQNPLARILLVLDNFSSHVCEYTRKRAHQLGIDLVFLPVGSPDLNPIEQVWKSLKWEASPLIVENAAEYRALLTELFEKLTAQLSFAASWIDNHLGSYLQKLR; from the coding sequence ATGTCTGGAGATCGCCGCAAAGAGATCGTTCGTCACCTCAGTGAGGACGATCTCGATCGACTCCTCACAGAGTCTACGGATGAGAAACTCACTGAGCGGCTGATCTTCATTAAGCGGCTGTACAAGGGGGCGACCCTGGAGGACGCTGCCGACGACGTCGGCAGGTCCTCCGCAACAGGAACACGCTGGGCTCGTCGGTGGAACAAGGGTGGTCTCGGACTTTTGATGCCGAACTTCGGGGGCGGCAGGCCCCCGAAGCTCGGCCCAGCCCAACGAGAACGCCTCCTGGACCTGCTCCGTGAGGGCCAACCCTGGAAGAAACAGGAGATACAGCACCTCATCAACGAGGAGTTCGACGTTGAATTTCACCCAGCCCACCTCACTACATTCCTCGAAAAGCTCGGCCTCTCCTACGCAATTCCACGGACTAAGCGTCCATCACGGCCAGAGAATGCCGAAGAGATCCTCGACGAACGCGTCAGCGACGTGTTCGACGAGGGGTCTGATGAGCCCCACAACAAACGCGATGGAGACGACGAGGAAGGCTGGGTCGTTGACGAAGAGATCCGTACGGACGGTGGAACTGTACTTGGATTCCTCGACACATCGCATCCGCAACCGTGGGACAACTCACAGCGACTCTACACCGTCGACGACCCTCACATCACCCGACCGCTGGTGAAGTTAGACGAACCAGCGGTCGGGTTCTATGCACTCTCTGGTGAGAGTGTACTTCAGTTTCCAACCACTCAGGAGAAAGAGCGAATTTGCGAGTGTCTCGAGGGGATCCGCGAGCAGAATCCGCTGGCTCGGATTCTGCTCGTTTTGGATAACTTCTCTTCACACGTGTGCGAGTATACACGCAAGCGAGCCCATCAACTCGGGATTGACCTCGTGTTTCTCCCCGTTGGCTCACCGGATCTCAACCCAATCGAGCAGGTCTGGAAGAGTCTGAAATGGGAAGCGTCACCGTTGATTGTGGAGAACGCGGCAGAATACCGCGCTCTCCTCACCGAACTCTTTGAGAAGCTCACAGCTCAGCTGAGTTTCGCGGCCTCTTGGATCGACAATCATCTCGGCAGTTATCTTCAAAAGTTACGCTAG